The Nitrososphaera sp. genomic interval CCACAAAGGCTACGTGCTAAAGTACGTTGGCGACGCGGTGATCGCTTTCTTTCCCTCCAGCTATAACAAAATCCTTGCTTGCGACATGGCGGTTCAGTGCGCCAATTCCATGATTACTGTGATAAAGAACGGGATAAACCCCATTCTCAACCAATACGACTATCCCGAACTCAACGTAAAAGTCGGAATTGATGAGGGAGAAAACGTTGTGGTGCAGTATGGGCACGACCGCAGCTCCCTAATCGATATCCTCGGCTACTGCATGAATATTGCGTCCAAGATTACGTCGCTTACAAAGCCCAACAAGATTTCGGTTGGCGAAGATGTATATGAAATGCTCCACCCGTCCATCAAATCAAAGTTCAAAGAGATGCCACTTGGCAAGGAGGAATGGAGATATACAGACAGGGAGACGGGAAGGCTCTACCGGGTTTACACCCTTAAAGAAGGAAAGGTTTACCGGTAGGATTTTTGCTTTCTGCGACGAGCGCCAGGGCCGCCGAATTTCTTTGACTCAGTCTGCCTGCTGTCGCCGGACAGAAGGTGCCTGTCATATTCCGTGATCTTGCGGCGGATTTCCTCCCGGACACTTCGGGTGTATGGGTGCTCCTTTGGATCCTTGCCACCCTTTTCCTGGCCCGTGAGTGCACGCGAGATTGCCACGGCGCTAGCAAAAGCCTGGCCCATGAAACCTCCGCCGTGAACCTGAACGTCGATGTCTATCCTGTTTCGCAGCTCGCCAATAAGAGTAAGCGGGGTAAGTACGAGTTCTTTTGCTATCTCGGGAGTTATAATTTCCGCTGGAGTGTTATTGATCCTGACCTTCCCCGTGCC includes:
- a CDS encoding adenylate/guanylate cyclase domain-containing protein translates to MSGKNKERKPTEKGLESGPMSEATGAAPKRASESSASNSLVDMIMDGAPDDNSHSAVVDSATLIAQTQDRLWRALTRRFQYDSSLSQGQEYLLNHVSSRVRLVILYADLAGSTNMSMTLPAEKLSTIIQAFTYEMSSVVQSHKGYVLKYVGDAVIAFFPSSYNKILACDMAVQCANSMITVIKNGINPILNQYDYPELNVKVGIDEGENVVVQYGHDRSSLIDILGYCMNIASKITSLTKPNKISVGEDVYEMLHPSIKSKFKEMPLGKEEWRYTDRETGRLYRVYTLKEGKVYR
- the rpsI gene encoding 30S ribosomal protein S9, yielding MERNLTNKVELYPGQRKSSRAVATIAKGTGKVRINNTPAEIITPEIAKELVLTPLTLIGELRNRIDIDVQVHGGGFMGQAFASAVAISRALTGQEKGGKDPKEHPYTRSVREEIRRKITEYDRHLLSGDSRQTESKKFGGPGARRRKQKSYR